GAGCCAGACTTCTCGGCCGTCGAGTACGACGCCGCCGGCCCGCGCGAGAACATCCGCGCCTACCGGGAGGACGTCGAGAAAGCGATTGAACGCGGCGTCCCGCTCGTCGACGTGCGCTCGCCCGAGGAGTATAGCGGCGAGATTCTCGCTCCACCAGGTCTGCAGGAGACAGCCCAGCGCGGCGGCCACATCCCGGGCGCGAAGAACATCTCGTGGGCAGCCGTCACCACCGACGACGGGACGTTCAAGAGCCGCGAGGAACTCGAGTCCCTCTACGCTGAGGAAGGCATTACGGGCGGCGAGACGACGGTCGCCTACTGCCGCATCGGCGAGCGGTCGTCCGTCGCGTGGTTCGCACTGCACGAACTGCTCGGCTACGAGGACACGGTCAACTACGACGGTTCCTGGACCGAGTGGGGCAACCTGGTCAACGCGCCGGTCGAGACCGGCGACGGAAGCTGAGCGGACCGAACGGCACGAAAGTAGCGACCCTCACCCACCACACTAGCCCTGAACTGATGACCGACGACCCATCCGACGCAGCTGATACCGACAGCCCGCCCGCCGCAGAGGCCGTCCTCGAGACGGTCCGCGAGAACGCACAGACCGAACTCTCGCGACTCGGTTCCTCGAAGTCACTCTACGCCGATACGGGTGGCGAGATCGAGACCGAGCCAGTCCTCGAGGCCACGGCGGACGCCGAGTACGCCGCCTGGCAGACGTTCAGCGCCTGGGCGGCCGACGAATCCGAGTCCGGCAACGCGCGCGAGGCCTTCGAGACGACCGCCGCGGAGGAACGTGAGCACCTCGAAACGGTGCTCGAGACGCTGGAAAGCGGCGGCGACAGCGATTTCGCTGTCGAGTCTTACGATCCAACCGCAATGCCCGCCCTTCACGACTA
The DNA window shown above is from Natrialba magadii ATCC 43099 and carries:
- a CDS encoding sulfurtransferase, whose protein sequence is MASNEYANDVLVTADWVADRLDEFESDDPAYRLVEVDVDTEAYEEEHAPGAVGFNWETQLQDQTRRDVLEQDDLEDLLGSHGISEDSTIVLYGDNANWFAAYTYWQLKYYGHDEVYLLDGGREYWLENEYPTTDEEPDFSAVEYDAAGPRENIRAYREDVEKAIERGVPLVDVRSPEEYSGEILAPPGLQETAQRGGHIPGAKNISWAAVTTDDGTFKSREELESLYAEEGITGGETTVAYCRIGERSSVAWFALHELLGYEDTVNYDGSWTEWGNLVNAPVETGDGS